Proteins from one Prosthecobacter sp. genomic window:
- a CDS encoding cytochrome c — MKIPAAFALLAAASALMAADPAASLDFNLYMQGRYVYERNCIVCHGARGDGNGELSPTLKPKPRSFREGMFKFRSTPQGFLPTDADLRRTITGGLSGTAMGMFTQLSSEEIVAVITYVKSFSRRWRKPENHAQPVKLSPPPEWLKDPVAFKTHAQAGQKLFTTNCTACHGDKADGKGPAAIALKDIWGIPAAPSDLRQPHLRCGDSPADVFRVLTTGLNGTPMVSFDKTLTEAQRWDIIAHIFSIRLPSGPVLGAAAAKE, encoded by the coding sequence GTGAAAATCCCCGCCGCATTTGCCCTGCTCGCCGCCGCCTCAGCTCTGATGGCGGCCGACCCCGCCGCGTCGCTGGATTTCAACCTCTACATGCAGGGCCGTTACGTCTATGAGCGCAATTGCATCGTCTGCCACGGTGCCCGTGGCGATGGCAACGGCGAGCTCAGCCCCACGCTGAAGCCAAAACCCCGCTCCTTCCGCGAAGGCATGTTCAAATTCCGCTCCACTCCGCAGGGTTTCCTGCCAACCGATGCCGATTTGCGCCGCACCATCACCGGCGGTCTCAGCGGCACCGCGATGGGCATGTTCACCCAGCTTTCCTCGGAGGAAATCGTCGCTGTCATCACCTATGTGAAGTCCTTCTCCCGCCGCTGGCGCAAGCCGGAGAATCACGCACAGCCCGTGAAGCTTTCGCCGCCACCCGAATGGCTCAAGGATCCCGTAGCGTTCAAAACCCATGCCCAGGCCGGTCAAAAGCTCTTCACCACGAACTGCACTGCCTGCCACGGCGACAAAGCGGATGGCAAAGGCCCCGCCGCCATCGCCTTGAAGGACATCTGGGGCATCCCCGCCGCTCCGTCGGATCTTCGCCAGCCGCATCTGCGTTGTGGCGATAGCCCTGCTGACGTCTTCCGCGTCCTCACCACCGGTTTAAATGGCACTCCCATGGTCAGCTTTGACAAGACGCTCACGGAAGCGCAGCGCTGGGACATCATCGCCCACATCTTCAGCATCCGTCTGCCCTCCGGGCCGGTTCTGGGAGCAGCGGCTGCCAAAGAGTGA
- a CDS encoding CocE/NonD family hydrolase — protein MNTARRISRLVALLAAAGIFFQGLASAAETEKNAAVPMRDGVILRANVFRPEGEGPWPVLVLRTPYGKDAQKPDAYVKAGYIVVTQDARGRYASDGRWESFYRADTHDAADGYDTVEWAAKLPGSNGKVGTFGVSYNAFLQWRLAPLRPPSLVAMCARSIPARLTQLEGPGTIRPGRRLNWFYAGMAPDMRAHSDTEGVKTKAEAARLWKEGEGERLLHFLPWLDLPKNVFEHEKEAVDAWLREPHREPWQFVEHCAEISVPNLDICGWFDHCNDGIEMHQAMRRVGKTEIARTGQRLIIGPWSHSGAGASKVGSVNFGKAAALDTKQVEIRWFDHWLKGKDNGMSKTAPVRIFVMGANRWRDEQEWPPARAVTTTFHLHSSGRANTPSGDGTLSTKPPAAGQDTYRYDPHDPVPTLWSAALFTLPADQAPLAKRNDILVYQTAPLTTALEVTGYPEVILHAASSAPDTDFFAKLIDVAPDGTNRDIASGMVRARYRDGLDKPRLLKPGEAVEYRIKLRPTSNEFQPGHRIRLDITSSDFPNYDRSHNTAADPNADAALETAEQTIHHGGTRLSRLVLPVIQP, from the coding sequence ATGAATACCGCCCGCCGCATCTCCCGATTGGTCGCCTTGTTGGCAGCGGCAGGCATTTTTTTCCAAGGCCTCGCGTCCGCTGCCGAAACGGAGAAGAACGCCGCCGTGCCGATGCGTGATGGCGTCATTCTGCGCGCGAATGTGTTCCGACCGGAAGGTGAAGGCCCTTGGCCCGTGCTGGTGCTGCGCACGCCGTATGGCAAGGACGCACAAAAGCCGGACGCTTATGTGAAGGCGGGTTACATCGTCGTCACGCAGGATGCGCGTGGGCGCTATGCCTCGGATGGCCGATGGGAGTCGTTTTACCGCGCTGACACACACGATGCGGCGGATGGCTACGACACCGTCGAGTGGGCGGCGAAGCTGCCGGGATCGAATGGCAAGGTGGGCACCTTCGGCGTGTCGTACAATGCATTCCTGCAATGGCGGCTCGCCCCACTGCGACCACCCTCGCTCGTGGCGATGTGCGCACGCTCCATTCCCGCGCGGCTCACACAGCTCGAAGGTCCGGGCACCATCCGGCCTGGGCGGCGGTTGAACTGGTTCTACGCCGGCATGGCACCGGACATGCGTGCGCATTCCGACACGGAAGGAGTCAAAACGAAGGCCGAGGCCGCCAGGCTTTGGAAAGAGGGCGAGGGCGAACGACTGCTGCATTTCCTGCCGTGGCTCGATCTGCCAAAAAATGTCTTCGAGCACGAGAAGGAGGCCGTCGATGCCTGGTTGCGCGAGCCGCATCGCGAGCCCTGGCAGTTCGTCGAGCACTGCGCGGAGATCAGCGTGCCGAACCTCGACATCTGCGGCTGGTTTGATCACTGCAATGACGGCATCGAGATGCACCAAGCCATGCGACGCGTGGGCAAGACCGAAATCGCCCGCACCGGCCAGCGCCTCATCATTGGCCCATGGAGCCACAGCGGCGCGGGCGCGAGCAAGGTCGGAAGTGTGAACTTCGGCAAGGCCGCCGCACTCGACACCAAGCAGGTCGAGATCCGCTGGTTCGACCACTGGCTCAAAGGCAAGGACAACGGCATGAGCAAGACCGCGCCCGTACGCATCTTCGTCATGGGCGCGAACCGCTGGCGCGATGAGCAGGAATGGCCGCCTGCCCGCGCGGTTACGACGACTTTCCATCTCCACAGCAGTGGCCGAGCAAACACACCGTCCGGCGATGGCACTCTGTCGACCAAACCGCCCGCCGCAGGCCAGGACACCTACCGCTACGACCCGCACGATCCCGTGCCCACACTTTGGAGCGCGGCGCTGTTCACCCTGCCTGCCGATCAAGCGCCGCTGGCGAAGCGCAACGACATCCTTGTCTATCAAACCGCCCCGCTCACCACTGCGCTGGAGGTCACCGGCTATCCCGAAGTCATCCTGCACGCCGCATCCTCCGCGCCTGACACCGATTTCTTCGCCAAACTCATCGACGTGGCCCCCGACGGCACGAATCGCGACATCGCCTCCGGCATGGTGCGCGCGCGGTATCGTGACGGCCTGGACAAACCCAGGCTCCTCAAGCCCGGTGAAGCAGTCGAATACCGTATCAAACTGCGGCCCACCTCCAATGAGTTCCAACCTGGACACCGCATCCGTCTCGACATCACCAGCAGCGATTTTCCCAACTACGACCGCAGCCACAACACCGCCGCCGACCCAAATGCCGACGCGGCCCTTGAAACCGCCGAACAAACCATCCACCACGGCGGCACGCGGCTGTCACGGCTTGTTTTACCCGTCATTCAGCCATGA
- a CDS encoding amidohydrolase family protein, producing MEKLILTLLVALTTTSASADTLLLRGATVHTVANGTLSTGDVLIRDGKIAQVGEKIEAQADRTVDLKGLHLFPGLISASTDLGLVEVAGVRASVDDRETGEFTPEVESWLAVNPDSEMIPVARANGIIHFAPTPQGKHVTGTSALLATRGWTIEDMLVQRRSAMHLVWPDHALSIPKPDASPTAKSLDEQARERREKVRGIEQFFADAEAWSKRPANSAPVPAWEAMQPVLKGEVPLMIHAQGLREIRAALKWSESHPKLRITLVGGRDAWQLADELAKRKIAVIYSEVFTLPARSSDAYDVQFSAPAVLHKAGVTVAISEGLERASASGQRNLPYIAAQAAAFGLPADAALAAITLVPAQLHGAADRLGSIEAGKDASLFAATGDILDIRSEVKHLWIGGIEQSLETKHTRLAEKYRARPKVK from the coding sequence ATGGAAAAACTAATCCTCACCCTCCTCGTCGCTCTCACCACGACGAGCGCTTCCGCCGACACCCTGCTGCTGCGCGGTGCCACCGTGCATACCGTGGCCAACGGCACGCTCTCGACGGGCGATGTGCTCATTCGCGATGGCAAGATTGCCCAGGTCGGTGAGAAGATCGAGGCGCAGGCGGATCGCACGGTCGATCTCAAAGGCCTGCATCTTTTCCCCGGCCTCATCAGCGCCAGCACGGACCTCGGTCTCGTCGAAGTGGCTGGTGTGCGTGCCTCGGTGGATGATCGCGAGACAGGCGAGTTCACGCCCGAGGTGGAGTCCTGGCTCGCGGTGAATCCCGACTCCGAAATGATCCCCGTAGCGCGTGCGAACGGCATCATACACTTCGCGCCGACACCACAGGGCAAGCATGTGACCGGCACCTCCGCACTGCTCGCCACACGCGGCTGGACCATCGAAGACATGCTCGTGCAACGTCGCAGCGCCATGCATCTCGTATGGCCAGATCATGCGCTGAGCATTCCCAAGCCAGATGCATCGCCAACGGCGAAGTCGCTGGACGAGCAAGCCCGCGAGCGCCGCGAAAAGGTGCGCGGCATCGAGCAATTCTTCGCCGATGCCGAAGCGTGGTCAAAGCGCCCCGCCAACAGCGCTCCCGTGCCCGCTTGGGAAGCCATGCAGCCTGTGCTGAAGGGTGAAGTGCCGCTCATGATCCACGCGCAGGGTTTGCGTGAGATCCGCGCAGCTTTGAAATGGTCCGAATCGCATCCCAAACTGCGTATCACTCTCGTCGGCGGACGCGATGCCTGGCAGCTCGCTGATGAACTCGCCAAACGCAAGATCGCCGTGATCTACAGCGAGGTTTTCACGCTGCCCGCGCGCTCCAGCGATGCCTATGACGTGCAGTTCTCCGCACCCGCCGTGCTGCACAAAGCCGGTGTCACCGTGGCGATCAGCGAAGGACTTGAGAGAGCCAGCGCCTCCGGCCAGCGCAATCTCCCCTACATCGCCGCCCAAGCCGCCGCGTTTGGACTGCCAGCCGATGCCGCGCTCGCCGCGATCACGCTGGTGCCAGCACAGCTCCACGGCGCAGCAGATCGACTCGGCAGCATCGAGGCCGGCAAAGACGCTTCGTTGTTCGCTGCCACTGGCGACATTCTCGACATCCGCAGCGAGGTGAAGCACCTCTGGATCGGCGGTATCGAACAATCCCTCGAAACCAAGCACACCCGGCTCGCTGAGAAGTATCGCGCACGGCCGAAGGTGAAGTAA
- a CDS encoding amidohydrolase family protein, producing MAAASAASALDSIRPPGHRPLESSSHALVGARVVTKPGQEIEKANIILRDGRIIAVGADAAVPADARVHDMSGTTIYAGFIDMHVSFAKSASSRTTQGNEGPPVDALDLTSGAGSGFLGVASAAGEPGTKSVVTPERHMAREYAPEKKALDALRTEGFTAANIVPDAGVIRGVSAFVSLVSSDPDLAIMRAESFQHIAIDSPRSSKEDSERPEAYPGSLMGVIAVIRQTLLDTRFQSADLAHFEKNPTNRPRPAFDSSLDALLPATRKAMSVMFEPASMLMVDRATRLAQEFDLQPMILATGQEWRRPDLVRETKAPFIVPVDYPEAVKLPEDDDWLAMPLDQLRAWDHAPGNAALLRREGREIALTTHALAKKTSFRANVRLAIARGLSEADALAALTTVPAKLCGVADQLGSIEPGKLAHLTVFEKGRAFDEDARVREIWIDGRQFLAPMREDKKPPAKKDKPKLREELTAVPSNQDRGSLLSPKSVFIRDATIWTCGPKGSIEHASLLITDGKITKVGQFKAEPGPDTHVIDLPGIHITPGLIDCHSHSMIMGGVNEGTLPSTSMVRVADVINSESETIHQQLAGGLTVANQLHGSANPIGGQNCVIKLRDGASPDGLKLKGAPEGIKFALGENVKQSNWGDAFKFRFPQSRMGVPAFHTNRFTAAQHYMAALSKKGGPPVRRDLELEAIAEIIRGERLIHCHSYRQDEILAFLRVMESFKVRVATLQHILEGYKVADEIAKHGAGASAFSDWWAYKFEVLDAIPYAGSIMRERGVVVSFNSDSSDHARRMNLEAAKAVKYGGTSEEEALKFVTLNPAKQLRIDKQVGSLETGKDGDFVVWSGHPLATSSVCLQTWIEGKQYFEREAAHRRAAARHTEHLALIDKAKKLATDSSADSADAKAEAKFFFRALEERQGHLCIDCCMDRELSWKN from the coding sequence ATGGCTGCCGCGTCCGCAGCCAGCGCGCTCGATTCCATCCGCCCGCCGGGGCATCGACCTTTGGAATCTTCGTCTCATGCGCTGGTTGGCGCGCGCGTGGTCACGAAGCCGGGGCAGGAGATCGAAAAGGCAAACATCATCCTGCGTGATGGCCGCATCATCGCCGTCGGTGCAGATGCCGCCGTGCCGGCGGATGCGCGGGTGCATGACATGAGCGGCACGACGATCTATGCGGGCTTCATCGACATGCATGTGTCCTTTGCGAAGTCGGCCAGCTCACGAACAACGCAAGGCAATGAAGGGCCGCCTGTCGATGCCCTTGATCTCACATCGGGTGCGGGCAGTGGATTTCTCGGCGTGGCATCTGCGGCGGGAGAGCCTGGGACAAAGTCTGTCGTTACGCCGGAGCGGCACATGGCGCGGGAGTATGCGCCGGAAAAGAAGGCGCTCGATGCACTGCGCACGGAAGGTTTCACCGCGGCGAACATCGTGCCGGATGCGGGTGTCATTCGTGGCGTGAGCGCCTTCGTTTCACTGGTGTCGAGTGATCCTGATCTGGCGATCATGCGTGCGGAAAGCTTCCAGCATATCGCTATCGATTCACCGCGCTCTTCGAAGGAGGACTCGGAGCGGCCCGAGGCCTATCCAGGCTCGCTGATGGGAGTCATCGCGGTGATACGGCAGACGTTGCTCGACACGCGCTTTCAGTCTGCCGACCTCGCGCACTTTGAAAAGAATCCAACGAACCGTCCACGTCCGGCCTTTGATTCGTCACTCGATGCACTGCTGCCCGCGACGAGGAAGGCCATGTCGGTCATGTTTGAGCCAGCCAGCATGCTCATGGTGGATCGTGCTACTCGACTGGCACAGGAGTTTGATTTGCAGCCGATGATCCTCGCGACAGGCCAGGAGTGGCGCAGGCCTGATCTCGTCCGCGAGACGAAAGCTCCCTTCATCGTGCCCGTGGATTACCCCGAAGCGGTGAAGCTGCCCGAGGACGACGACTGGCTTGCCATGCCACTTGATCAACTCCGTGCCTGGGATCACGCGCCGGGCAATGCCGCGCTGCTGCGTCGCGAAGGCCGCGAGATCGCGCTCACCACTCATGCGCTCGCAAAAAAGACCTCCTTTCGCGCGAATGTGCGTCTCGCCATCGCGCGTGGTTTGAGTGAGGCAGATGCGCTCGCTGCACTCACCACCGTGCCTGCCAAACTCTGCGGCGTGGCGGATCAGCTCGGCAGCATCGAGCCAGGGAAGCTGGCGCACCTCACGGTGTTTGAAAAAGGTCGTGCCTTTGATGAAGACGCGCGCGTCCGCGAAATATGGATCGATGGCAGGCAGTTCCTCGCGCCGATGCGTGAAGACAAAAAGCCCCCTGCGAAGAAGGATAAACCCAAGCTGCGCGAAGAACTCACCGCTGTGCCATCGAACCAAGACCGCGGCTCGTTGCTCTCGCCGAAGTCCGTCTTCATCCGAGACGCGACGATTTGGACCTGCGGACCGAAGGGCAGTATCGAGCACGCGAGCCTGCTGATCACCGATGGAAAAATCACCAAGGTGGGTCAGTTCAAAGCAGAGCCCGGACCTGACACGCATGTCATCGACCTGCCTGGCATCCACATCACGCCCGGCCTGATCGACTGCCACAGCCACAGCATGATCATGGGCGGCGTGAATGAGGGCACGCTGCCGAGCACGTCGATGGTGCGCGTGGCAGATGTGATCAATTCCGAGTCTGAAACGATCCACCAGCAGCTCGCGGGTGGTCTCACCGTGGCGAACCAACTGCACGGCTCCGCGAATCCCATCGGTGGACAGAACTGCGTCATCAAGCTGCGTGACGGAGCCTCGCCGGACGGATTAAAACTCAAAGGCGCGCCCGAGGGCATCAAGTTCGCGCTCGGCGAAAACGTGAAGCAATCCAACTGGGGCGATGCCTTCAAATTCCGCTTCCCACAGAGCCGCATGGGCGTGCCTGCATTCCACACAAACCGCTTCACCGCCGCGCAGCACTACATGGCAGCGCTCTCCAAAAAGGGCGGCCCACCTGTGCGGCGTGATTTGGAACTCGAAGCCATCGCCGAGATCATTCGCGGTGAGCGGCTCATTCATTGCCACAGCTACCGGCAGGACGAGATCCTCGCCTTCCTGCGCGTGATGGAGAGCTTCAAAGTCCGCGTCGCCACACTGCAGCACATCCTCGAAGGCTACAAAGTCGCCGATGAGATCGCGAAGCATGGTGCAGGTGCCTCCGCCTTTTCCGACTGGTGGGCCTACAAGTTCGAGGTGCTCGATGCCATCCCCTACGCGGGCAGCATCATGCGCGAGCGCGGTGTCGTGGTGTCCTTCAATTCCGATTCATCCGATCACGCGCGACGCATGAATCTCGAAGCCGCGAAGGCCGTGAAGTATGGCGGCACGAGCGAGGAAGAGGCGCTAAAGTTCGTCACACTGAATCCCGCCAAGCAATTGCGCATCGACAAGCAGGTCGGCTCGCTCGAAACCGGCAAAGACGGCGACTTCGTCGTGTGGAGCGGGCATCCGCTGGCCACCAGCAGCGTGTGTTTGCAGACCTGGATCGAGGGCAAACAATACTTCGAGCGCGAGGCCGCACACCGCCGCGCCGCCGCTCGCCATACCGAGCACCTTGCGCTGATCGACAAGGCAAAGAAGCTCGCCACCGACTCCAGCGCTGATTCCGCCGACGCAAAAGCCGAGGCAAAATTCTTCTTCCGCGCCCTGGAGGAACGCCAGGGCCACCTCTGCATCGACTGCTGCATGGACCGCGAACTCTCATGGAAAAACTAA
- a CDS encoding metallophosphoesterase yields the protein MKRRSFVTNTGAATLAAALGNAQETSTPRQFRLWAMGDAHVGTDIARKRESLADAIRQSEQGGKEGSPPFDWDLAINVGDFSGDQGPPKDDEGHEVVRQFAALTKHRREDFYDIAGNHDASDQGEPTMGWFRKWVDPLGENTVFSGVDAARRRYPVIGTWERYEFRVGNVLFLMMSDRNDLPQPMGRGKRGGYPAGAVTRETFEWWRGRVEANRDSSIISAHHHMLRETTVGSGDWEGVLKKPDGSYESKYHGYQKDAGAAVEGASYLYFVDDQPKAMAFENYLAMHPGAIDLWFGGHTHTNPDDNFNGRTHIERKWDVNFINCCALTRFHGAERSRPMSRLLTFTEGSAEVRVQCRLHTDKHAPQGWYPKAERIIRLGKAFRPG from the coding sequence ATGAAGCGGCGAAGCTTTGTCACCAATACGGGCGCGGCCACGCTGGCGGCGGCGCTTGGCAATGCACAGGAAACATCCACTCCCCGACAGTTCCGCCTATGGGCGATGGGCGACGCGCATGTGGGCACGGACATCGCGCGGAAACGCGAGTCGCTCGCGGATGCGATCCGCCAGTCCGAGCAAGGAGGCAAGGAGGGCTCGCCGCCGTTTGACTGGGACCTCGCGATCAACGTCGGCGATTTCTCCGGGGATCAAGGCCCGCCCAAGGACGACGAAGGTCATGAAGTGGTGCGGCAGTTCGCGGCTTTGACGAAGCACCGGCGCGAGGACTTCTACGACATCGCGGGCAATCACGATGCGAGCGACCAAGGCGAGCCGACGATGGGCTGGTTTCGCAAGTGGGTTGATCCGCTCGGTGAGAACACGGTGTTCTCCGGCGTCGATGCAGCGCGCCGTCGTTATCCGGTCATCGGCACATGGGAGCGCTACGAGTTCCGGGTCGGTAACGTGCTCTTTCTCATGATGAGCGACCGCAATGACCTCCCGCAGCCGATGGGACGCGGTAAGCGCGGCGGCTATCCCGCAGGCGCCGTAACGCGGGAGACCTTCGAGTGGTGGCGCGGGCGGGTGGAGGCGAACCGTGACAGCAGCATCATCTCAGCGCATCACCACATGCTGCGCGAGACCACCGTCGGCTCAGGCGACTGGGAAGGCGTGCTCAAGAAGCCGGACGGCAGCTATGAGAGCAAGTATCACGGCTACCAGAAGGACGCCGGTGCCGCCGTGGAGGGCGCGTCATATCTCTACTTTGTGGATGACCAGCCCAAGGCGATGGCCTTTGAAAACTACCTCGCCATGCATCCAGGGGCGATTGATCTTTGGTTCGGCGGACACACGCACACGAATCCCGACGACAACTTCAACGGCCGCACACACATCGAGCGCAAGTGGGACGTGAACTTCATCAACTGCTGCGCCCTGACGCGCTTCCACGGCGCGGAGCGCTCACGTCCGATGAGCCGCCTGCTCACCTTCACCGAAGGCAGCGCCGAGGTGCGCGTGCAGTGCCGCCTGCACACGGACAAGCACGCGCCGCAGGGCTGGTATCCCAAGGCGGAGCGCATAATCCGGCTGGGAAAAGCGTTTCGACCTGGGTGA
- a CDS encoding DUF1593 domain-containing protein, with translation MRTAATLALLLTATLHAFAEGSRLAVLTDIGGDPDDQQSMVRLMVYANEFDVELLLASAAGTPGELKEAVTKPELIREIIAGYEKVLPNLQKHAEGWPEAEALRQRVKSGNPRRGREHIGVGHDTEGSRELIRLVDSGSAERPLNVAIWGGQTDFAQALWRVKQERGGGGMAVFAKKLRVYDINDQDRIADWMRGEFPGLNYILGKAPPGRDKREGTYRGVYLTGDESLTSKAWIEANVKSRGPLGALYPMKTFTAPNKHACMKEGNTPSWFFFLPLGGNDPSDPTKPGWGGQFQRESDGWWRDLPAKPDFDPRSTVSRWRGDFQADFAKRMKWCVE, from the coding sequence ATGCGAACGGCCGCCACACTCGCACTTCTGCTAACTGCAACCCTCCACGCCTTCGCCGAAGGCTCACGCCTCGCCGTCCTCACCGACATCGGCGGAGACCCCGATGACCAGCAGTCGATGGTGCGGCTGATGGTGTATGCGAATGAGTTCGATGTTGAACTGCTGCTCGCGAGTGCGGCGGGGACGCCGGGGGAGCTGAAGGAGGCGGTGACGAAGCCGGAACTGATTCGCGAGATCATCGCGGGTTATGAGAAGGTGCTGCCGAATCTGCAGAAGCACGCGGAGGGCTGGCCGGAGGCGGAGGCGCTGCGACAGCGGGTGAAGTCCGGCAATCCGCGACGCGGGCGCGAGCACATCGGCGTGGGGCATGACACAGAGGGCTCGCGCGAGTTGATCCGGCTTGTCGATTCGGGCAGCGCGGAGCGGCCGCTGAATGTGGCCATCTGGGGCGGGCAGACGGATTTTGCGCAGGCGCTTTGGCGCGTGAAGCAGGAGCGTGGAGGTGGGGGGATGGCGGTGTTCGCGAAAAAGCTGCGCGTGTATGACATCAACGACCAGGACCGCATTGCTGACTGGATGCGCGGTGAGTTTCCCGGCCTGAACTACATCCTGGGCAAGGCACCGCCAGGCCGTGACAAACGCGAAGGTACTTATCGCGGCGTGTATCTCACTGGTGATGAATCACTGACCAGCAAGGCGTGGATTGAGGCGAATGTGAAGTCACGCGGACCGCTCGGCGCGCTGTATCCCATGAAAACCTTCACCGCGCCCAACAAGCACGCCTGCATGAAGGAAGGCAACACACCCTCGTGGTTCTTCTTCCTCCCGCTCGGCGGCAACGATCCCTCCGATCCGACGAAACCCGGCTGGGGCGGCCAGTTTCAGCGCGAATCCGACGGCTGGTGGCGTGATCTGCCCGCCAAGCCCGACTTTGATCCGCGCAGCACGGTGAGTCGTTGGCGCGGCGATTTTCAGGCGGACTTCGCGAAGCGGATGAAGTGGTGCGTGGAATGA
- a CDS encoding alpha/beta hydrolase codes for MKLVFLIAIIATAANAEPITQNLWPATPPGPASKTDGEERDLAKPEDKLIAGQRIIKLGHVSAPQMQVLLPAKDKANGAAVLVCPGGGFTILAWDLEGTEVAEWLNGLGFAAIVVKYRVPTREHGDTLAETLNNDCKASLMTLGPLMDAQRAMSLTRVHAAEWGIDPQRIGILGFSAGGAIAALNALNGDKRAYAKLDAADDQSCAPNFALLIYPGALVDKETGDLKPWLHADKTTPPMFFAMAQDDPVNSDNCTALFSELKRAKVPAEMHIYTHGGHGYGLRPTDQPVTRWPQRAEEWLKDMGFTGAR; via the coding sequence ATGAAGCTCGTTTTCTTGATCGCCATCATCGCGACTGCCGCCAACGCAGAACCCATCACTCAAAACCTCTGGCCCGCGACACCTCCCGGCCCCGCATCGAAAACTGACGGCGAGGAGCGTGATCTGGCCAAGCCTGAGGACAAGCTCATCGCTGGTCAGCGCATCATCAAACTCGGCCACGTCAGCGCGCCACAGATGCAGGTGCTTTTGCCAGCGAAGGACAAAGCGAATGGCGCGGCGGTGCTGGTGTGTCCTGGCGGTGGGTTCACCATTCTCGCATGGGATTTGGAAGGCACGGAGGTGGCGGAATGGCTGAACGGACTCGGTTTTGCAGCCATCGTGGTGAAGTATCGCGTGCCGACGCGCGAGCATGGCGACACGCTGGCGGAAACGCTGAACAACGACTGCAAGGCATCGCTGATGACGCTCGGCCCGCTGATGGATGCGCAGCGCGCGATGAGCCTCACGCGTGTTCACGCGGCGGAGTGGGGCATTGATCCGCAGCGCATCGGCATCCTGGGCTTCTCCGCCGGTGGTGCCATCGCCGCCTTGAATGCCCTGAACGGCGACAAGCGTGCTTACGCGAAGCTTGATGCGGCTGACGATCAATCCTGTGCGCCGAATTTCGCCCTGCTCATCTATCCCGGTGCGTTGGTGGACAAAGAAACCGGTGATTTGAAGCCCTGGCTGCACGCGGACAAAACCACGCCGCCGATGTTCTTCGCGATGGCTCAGGATGATCCGGTGAACAGTGACAACTGCACCGCGCTGTTCAGCGAGTTGAAGCGCGCAAAGGTGCCCGCCGAGATGCACATCTACACGCACGGCGGCCACGGCTACGGATTACGGCCCACGGATCAGCCGGTGACGCGCTGGCCGCAGCGCGCGGAAGAATGGCTCAAGGACATGGGCTTCACTGGCGCACGCTAA
- a CDS encoding Nramp family divalent metal transporter — translation MSRPSLLSPFKALGPGLVLAAAGIGAGDVITATVTGAQFGTSLAWALLVCVVLKWVLNEGLARWQLATGTTVIEACMTRLPRWVSVYFFLYLLLWTFFVSASLTNACGLAGHSLFPQWPVWAWGIIHSVIAAALVWVGRFGLFERVMKVLVGVMVLSVLICAVLLKPNAAELLRHLAWPVLPPDSGKAVLSIFGGIGGSMTMLCYGYWIRENAWSGASHQRVVRADLLLAYGVTLIFAIALTIVAAGCNAAVTQGNGMALEVATRLESALGPAGRWAFLIGFWCAVFASMLGVWQGVPYFFADFMAHRTRTAATSTADLKNTPAYRGYLLFLAGPPLVLLFADKPVAMVVLFTVIGAFFMPLLAALLLYLNNRRDWIGDLRNGIVRNAALVVSLLLFGWIAVTELIDVFSQ, via the coding sequence ATGTCGCGCCCTTCTCTTCTGTCACCGTTCAAAGCCCTCGGTCCCGGTCTTGTCCTCGCCGCTGCCGGCATTGGCGCGGGGGATGTGATCACGGCGACGGTGACGGGCGCGCAGTTTGGCACCAGCCTCGCGTGGGCGCTCCTGGTGTGCGTGGTGTTGAAGTGGGTGCTCAATGAAGGCCTCGCGCGCTGGCAGCTCGCCACCGGCACCACCGTGATCGAAGCCTGCATGACGCGGCTGCCGCGCTGGGTGAGCGTGTATTTCTTTCTCTATCTGCTGCTGTGGACGTTCTTCGTCAGCGCCTCGCTCACGAATGCCTGCGGTCTCGCGGGGCACAGTTTGTTTCCGCAATGGCCGGTGTGGGCCTGGGGCATCATTCATTCAGTGATCGCGGCGGCGCTGGTGTGGGTCGGGCGCTTTGGATTGTTCGAACGCGTGATGAAAGTGCTTGTCGGCGTGATGGTGCTCAGCGTTTTGATCTGCGCTGTGCTGCTGAAACCCAACGCTGCCGAGCTGCTGCGGCATCTTGCATGGCCGGTGCTGCCACCGGACTCGGGCAAGGCCGTGCTCAGCATCTTTGGCGGCATCGGCGGCAGCATGACGATGCTTTGCTACGGCTACTGGATTCGTGAAAACGCCTGGAGCGGTGCCAGCCACCAGCGCGTGGTGCGCGCGGACCTGCTGCTGGCCTATGGCGTCACGTTGATCTTCGCCATCGCGCTCACCATCGTCGCCGCAGGCTGCAATGCCGCCGTCACGCAGGGTAATGGCATGGCGCTGGAGGTCGCGACGCGGCTGGAGTCCGCGCTCGGGCCTGCGGGCCGCTGGGCTTTCCTCATCGGCTTCTGGTGTGCGGTGTTCGCCTCGATGCTCGGTGTGTGGCAGGGCGTGCCGTATTTCTTTGCCGACTTCATGGCGCATCGCACGCGTACTGCCGCAACGAGCACCGCAGACTTGAAAAACACCCCCGCCTATCGCGGCTACCTGCTCTTTCTCGCCGGTCCACCGCTCGTGCTGCTGTTCGCGGACAAACCGGTGGCCATGGTGGTGCTGTTCACCGTCATCGGCGCGTTTTTCATGCCGCTTCTCGCCGCGCTGCTGCTCTACCTGAACAACCGCCGCGACTGGATCGGCGACCTGCGCAACGGCATCGTGCGCAATGCGGCGCTCGTCGTCTCGCTGCTGCTGTTTGGCTGGATCGCCGTCACTGAACTCATCGACGTTTTTTCCCAATGA